Genomic segment of Paenibacillus sp. FSL R5-0623:
AAAGATCCCGAATATTGTTGGAAAGGCCTAGGTATACCCCCGTGCGGCTGCCAACCAGTTTCCCTCCCCCATACCCTGCGTCCTCGATCGCTTTCCATGCCGTTTCCAGAAACAGCCTGTGATTGGGGTCCGTCAGACTGGCTTCTTTGGGTGACATTTTAAAATAGGCATAATCAAATTTATCAATCTCATCCAGATAGGCATTTTCGTTGAATTGAATCTCGTCTGGCGACATACCTAGATATTGCAGATACGAATGAATGTCCGGCACTCTGGATGCCGGAAAGGAACGAATGCTGTCCGTACCACTGACGATGTTGTCCCAGAATTCTTCGGGAGAATCAGCTTGCGGCAATTTCAAAGCCATGCCCACAATGGCAATATCTTTGGCAGTATTGGTTGACCCGGACGCAGTATAGGCGTCCTCCTCCGATTTGAGTTTTTTGAGCAGCTGCACGGCCACTGTTTTGTCCAAGCTTCCGTCTTGCAGATGTTCCATGACAAACTTGTATACACTCTCCACCACAGTTCCTCCTTTACAGGTTAATCAGGTTATTCAAAGCCTGCTGCAGCGTAACGTCGCCACTTTCCATCTGGTCGATTACACGCTTCAGATCCTGCTCCATGTCTTGTGGCTTCGAAGTAGCCTTCTCATCCATAAACCGAGCCAATCTGCTAATATTGGAGTTCGCAAACAAATCCGTGACTTTGGTCAAACCAGGAAACTGCTGATCAATCCGGGCCTGAACCTGTATAAGCACAATGGAATCAGCACCCATCTCGAAGAAACTGTCCCCTACATTAATCTCATGAAAACCAAGCATCGTTCGACAGATGGAAGCGAGTGCCTTTTCAGTTGGTGTATAGGATGCGTCTGATTTACCTGTCAAAACCACTTCTCCCTCACGTTCCTCTGACGAGGATACCCGGAGATGCTTGTTGGCCATTTGCTTCATCCGTTGGTCCAGTTGAACGCGAATAGCGGAAGAGAGATCAAACGGACTTTTGGCCAGTGCCGATATCAATTGACCCTCATAATGAATCTGACCAATAAGTACTCGGCGAACCGATGATTGCCGCATCACAAGAGATAATTGATTCATCGCTTGTTCCGTAGGCATGGCTTTGAACAACGTATCCACAGCAAACCCGTGCTCTGCTGACATACCCGTTTCCTTCCAGGTAGACCACTGCACAGTCAGCGTGCGCTTGCCCATCATTGATCTGTAGTCAGCATATGCATCTAGGTAGGCATTGGCAGCAATGTAATCCGCCTGTCCCGGGGCGCTGAATACCGAAGCGATCGATGAATATAGCACCATAAAATCGAGATGGTCCTGTTCGGTAAGTTGATCCAATACCCAAGTACCATGTACTTTGGGAGAGAATACCTCGGTGAATCCCGCCTGTGAACGGCTTGTGATCATTTCCGAGCTTCCAACCCCTGCGCCATGGACAACCCCTTTAATTTTCCCGAACGTTGCCCGAAGCTGATCCAGAACTACACGCATGGCATCCAGATCCGACACATCTGCAGCATGGCAACTAACCTGATGTCCCCGGCTCTCCAGTTCACGAATAACTGTAATTTGATGAATCACCTTGAATCTCGATTGTTCTGCAACAATGGCATCCCATTCCTCACGTGCAGGCATCGGTGTACGGCTGATTAATGCTAGGTTCACTGGAGCGTCGGAAGCCAGATATCGCGCGGTTTCCAAGCCAATTCCGCCGGTACCACCGGTAATGATGTACACACCATCGTTGTCAAAAATAAAGGCATCTTCAGCAGGTGCAGATTCATTCAATGCTCTGAACTCCTGAACATACCGTGTTCCATTACGATAGGCCACCTCATAATAGGAAGATGTTGTACCGATCTCTTGCAACAAATGCTCCAGAGAAGAGTTCTCATCCATATCTATACAACGGCAATGAACCTGTATGTTCTCCTTGCCTACCACTCTGCCCATTCCAAAGGCAGAAGCCAGATAAGGCTTTATCCGCTCCGTACCGGTAATGTAATTGACCTCACGGGATACCAGAACTAACTCCATGGGCTGGCTCAGAGAACTGGACAACAGCGCTCGAATAAACCGGAAGAACCCATATACACGTTCATCTAGAACAGACTCTAATGATTCCATGTCACTAGATACACTTGCTGCATGTTCATCACTGCCCACACCGTTTAGATACACCACTCTGGAAAGTTGGTCTAGGCCCGCCTGTTGCAGCACACGCTGATAGACTTCCACCTGTTCCAGATTTCGACTGTCCGGGTCAGATTGCAGAACATCCGCCTGAAGTACGGTATATACCTGCATCCCCGACTGTTCCATACGTGCTGCTATCTCAGCTGCATAATCGGACCCATCCAGAAGTACCAGTGTAGTACCATGGCTCGCTTCGATCAGCTGATCGGAATCCTCTTTCGCTATCTCCTTCTGCTGCCATACAAGCTCGTAGGCCTCCGGTACCGATCTGGTGCTCGCTTGTGCATACACTGAAGACTGCTCGGGAAGATCCACCCAGCAGCGTGTATTATCGTATGGATACAATGGAAGACTGATTTTACGAATTTCCTCTTCCCTGTACATCAGGCTCCAATCCACTTCACTGCCTGTAGTGTACAGTCTGCATAATTCATGTAATAAACCCGGATCTGGAGACTCCATGTATCGGGATAGGCAATCTCTGCCCTCCTGCTTCAAGATGGACTTCTCCTGCCCCGTCAATTCGTGGTCTTTCCCTTCGATCTTCTCTGTGACTACTTTATGCACGCCATAATAGAGCTGATGCTCACCTATGGATTCGAGACCTGATGTAGCGAGTAGCCGCAACTTCATGAGCAGATCGGATGTGTCCGTCACTCCAAAGGCAATCCGATATACATGATGCCAGCGCCCCGTATTCGCGGTATAACATATGTTTTTGAGCGAAAGTTCCTGCTGACGTTCTGAGATAAAACGGATATAGTTATCAACCAGCGCAAGTAATGACTTGCGGCTCTTGGCACTTAGCGTGAACACTTCCACATCTCTGGTAATCTTCCGTTCCTGGATCACAGGCGGCTCTTCCAGTACGAGATGGCAGTTGGTTCCGCTAAATCCAAAGGCACTGACTCCGCAGCGAAGCGGCTCCCCGTTCCCGTCCCATGGTCTCGATTTCGTGTTGACATACAACGGCGAATCCTGGAATGAAATGGATGAGTTAGGCTTATCAAAATGAAGCGTAGGTGGTAATACCCGATGCTTCAAGGCCATAGCCGCTTTAACCAGACTGCCTACACCAGCTGCTTCAAACAAATGGCCTATATTGGACTTGACCGAGCCTATAGCAACAAACTGATGCTTGTCTGTATATCGGCGCAGTGCTGTGGTAAGTCCATCCATTTCAATTGGATCGCCGAGCTTCGTCGCTGTACCATGCGTCTCCACGTAACCAATGGTCGAAGGATCAATACCGGCATCCTGCCATGCCTTCACAATGACATCCGTCTGTGCTTCAGGATTCGGAGCCGTAATGCCAATCGAAGCTCCATCCTGATTAATGGCACTTCCTTTGATAACCGCATAAATATTGTCTTTATCCGCAATCGCCTTGCTTAGCGACTTCAATACTACGGCGGCTCCGCCTTCACCAAGCCCCGAACCATCTGCTTCTTGATCAAATGGCTTGGTTAATCCATCCGAAGATTCAATGCCGACTTTCAAATAATCATGATCCAACGGACTGAGGCTGATCCGTGCACCTGCGACAATCGCCATCTCGCAATCACCATTACGAATGGCCCGGCAGGCCAGATGGGTAGCGACAAGTGATGCAGAACATGCCGTGTCGATCACCATCGTAGGCCCCTTGAGATCGAGTGGATAGGCAATACGAGTCGGCATCATGGCTGTGATGTTCCCGACAATGGACATCGGATATTGATAGGGGTCCAGATCACAGATCATTTTGAGATAAGAATCGTTCAGGCTACTGGCAAAACCCATATAGACACCTGTATTTGTTCCTTCGATGCGCCCTCCGTAACCTGCATCCTCTACCGCATGCCATGACGTCTTCATGAATAACCGCTGAATCGGGTCCGTTAATCCAGCCTCCTTCGGAGACAAACGGAAATACTTATAATCAAACTGATCAATATCATCCAGAAATGCACCCTGAAGGTACTGCACTTCTTTGTCCGCACCCAGCTTGGCATTCATCCATTGATGATAGGCATCCATGTCTTTTTTGCGTCCCTCTGGAAAATCCGTTGTACAGTCCACACCGTTCAAGATGTTGTCCCAATACTGCTCTGCCGTATCAGCCATTGGCATTTCCGCAGCAATCCCAATAATGGCGATGGCCTCATCCTGTTCAACGATTGGTTTCTTTTGCTCCAGAGGAGCAGCCGCTTTTGCTTTTACAGCCGTGCCGTTACCCTGGTTCACATGCAGTGCCAGCTTATGGATAGACGTATGTGCAAATAAATGAGCAATCTTCACTTTACCCGGAAACTCCTCGTTCAGCCTCTCATGCATACGGATCAGCATAATGGAGTTGCCCCCGAGATCGAAGAAATTATCATAGATATTGATCTCCTGATAACCCAGAATCTCACTGTATATGCGTGCTACCTGCTGCTCGGTTTCCGAATAGAGTCCCCCTTCATTCCCTGAAAGATCTACGGGCCCCGTATGCTTCTCCTGTGGTACGGTCCGGTTGGAACGATTCGATGCTCCCTGGTCAGCGATTTCCTTACTCCGCTTCACTCCAGCTTCCAACTTATCCGACAAACGGAACGGGAACTGCCCAAGTGCAGCGAGATGTTTACTTCCATAATTCATCGCACCGATGAATACTCGCGAGAGTTGTCTGCTCATGGCTGCTTCCATCGCTGCGATACCATCTGTTGTAGGAATGGTTTTAAACATGCCATCCACATTGATACCAAATTCCACGGACATCCCGGTCTCTTTCCACGATACCCAATCAATGGAGAGTGTTCTGCGACCCTGCCCCGTCCTCCATGCCGCGAAGGAATCCAAATAACAATTGGCAGCCGTATAATCCCCTTGTCCAATTTCACCGACCACAGATATACCGGATGAGAACAATACCATAAAGTCCATGTCTTGATCTCGCGTCAGTTTCTCCAGAATCCAGGTTCCCTTCACCTTGGGTCCAAGAATGGTCTGGAACTCCTCATCGCTTTTGCGATATATAAATCCGTCTCCGGGAATACCTGCTCCATGAATAACACCATGTATGTCCCCGTAGCGGTGGGTGATATCCTGAATCACTTCCGTCATGCCCGCAACATCGGCAAGATCTGCATTATAATAATGAACGGTTGCGCCCAATGCTTCCAGTTCAAGGATGCCTTGCATCTTGGAACCGCGGGAATCTTCGCCTGCTTCCAATATGTCTTCCCACTCCTCCTTTGCCGGAAGAAGTGTCCGACCAACAATCGCCAGCTTCACTTGCTCCGAAGAAGCCAGAAACCGTGCTGCTTCCAGACCAATACCACTTGTACCGCCTGTCACGAGATATAAACCGCCTGGACGCACCTTGAAAGGTACGCTCTCATGTTCATTAAGATCCATCTCTGTAAAGGTCTCCGTATAACGCTGGCCTTCACGATACGAAACAGCATAAGCTTCACCGTTGATATGTCTTTCCTTGAGGATATCCTTCACAGATATGGACTGATCCACATCTATAAACTTGCTCCGAATATGTCCATATTCCTGCTGAATCACTTTACCAAGTCCCTTTAAGAGTGCATTATGAGGGGTAATCCTCTCTTCTCTTCCTGTGACTTGTCCAGCGTACTCAGCAATCAGGTTCAGATGAATTTCTTCAGCAAAGCCTTTGCTCATAAGCGCCTGAATCAGATAGACCGGTGAGTAGAAAGCTTCCTGTTGTCTGGCTTCAATAGCTGCCAAATCTTCAGGATATAATGAATTGCCCATCATGGATAAATAGATGATTTCAGTAATTTCACCGTCTGTGAACATGTTTAACAGCTCAGTATAGGCCGCCGGAGCAGCTCCGCCGACTTCGTATTGATTCTCCGATATTTGCCGGAACTGGTTACCCGGTCTCACATGGACTACCCGCTTGCATTCGCCCTCCAGTTCTGCCGACAGTTCCTGTTCCAATTCGGTACCATTACCGATCATCATGACTGTGCCTGAAGAGGAAGGCACTGAGGTATACAAAGTCGTATCCCCATCGTCCTCTATCCAGCGCACCGTATGAAAATAGTCCTTTAACGACACAGCAGTCGGGTCTTGAATATCAATCCAGCATCTGCTGGGCTCAAACGGATACGTAGGTAAACTTAACTTCCGTACTTGTCTCCTTTGATATAGCTGCCCCCAATCCATCGTTGCACCCTCGGCATAGAGTAAAGCCAGCTCCCGAAGTGCTGATTCATCCCATACAAGAGGACTGGAAGCAAGTTCTTTGATCCGTTCCTGTGCCTGAGACGATTGACGTCTGGTGCGCTCACGTTCTTCCGATCCCATACGCTCGGCTCCTGTAGGCTTAGGAGCGGGAGCACCGGTATAGACTCCCTCTTGTGTCTTCAATTGGGTCCACGGTTGTTCCAACAGGTGAATCAGTTGAGCCGTGTCTTCCACAAGCAGGGACAGACGATGTTCATAATGCCCACGACCTGTAGCTGCCGTATAACAGACATTCGCAACAGGAACTTCACGATTCTCCTTCAGGAAACGCTCATACCGCTGGAGCAATCGAATAAGCGCTTCTTCCGTCTGAGCCGAACACACAAACAGCTGCTTGCCTAAAGCCTGATCCTCTCCTGGGTCTTGAGCAGTAACGGCTGGAGCCTCCTCAAGCACGACATGACAGTTGGTTCCGCTGAATCCAAAAGCACTGACACCACATCTGCGCGGGATTCCCTCTTCCGCTTCCCAGGGTCGGAGTTGTGTATTCACATACACTGGCGTTTGCTCAAACCGGATGTTGCGGTTGGGTTTGGCAAAATGAAGAGACGGCGGCAGCTTCTGATGTTTCAAGGCCATCACTGCTTTGAGCAGCCCGGTTACGCCTGCACATTCATATAAATGACCGATATTGGATTTCACAGAGCCAATCGCGCAAAATTGTTTTTTGGCGGTAAACTGTTCAAAAGCATTGGTAATCCCTTTAATCTCAATCGGGTCTCCCAGCTCCGTCGCTGTACCATGGGCTTCAATATAACGGATGGTCTCAGGGTCAATCCCCGCTTCTTCCCATGCCTTCACGATCGCTTCGGATTGGGCACGCGGATTCGGTGCAGTCAACCCAATAGAGGTTCCATCCTGATTGGCAGCAGTTCCCTTAATGACGGCGTAGATATGATCCCCATCCTCAATGGCCCGACTTAACGGTTTCAGAAGAATGGCGGCCACACCTTCACCCACACCTGCCCCATCTGAGGCATCATCAAATGTCCGCGTCTCCCCGTCGGAGGACTCAATGCCAAATTGCTCATATTTATTAAAAACAGGGAGCGTATTCACCTTCACCCCACCCGCTATGGCTGCATCACACTCACCACTTCGGATCGACTGACAGGCCATATGAACAGCAACAAGAGATGATGAACATGCAGTATCCACCACCATGCTGGGGCCTTTCAAATTCAGCAAATAGGATATTCTCCCCGCCAGTACCGC
This window contains:
- a CDS encoding SDR family NAD(P)-dependent oxidoreductase gives rise to the protein MEQLLKYIIENTSGGKIDKKTAIDMITLLKQQKKNTREDIAIIGISAHMPMADHVEEFWNNIENKVNSIVEFPEARQEDVLKYVRFKQQDEDGLSFIKGSYLDEVDKFDYRYFKLTPKEAALMSPDQRIFLQTAWEAVEDAGYGGAKLSGSNTGLYVGYYSSTRDNYANIIADVEPESISISVTGNVTAVLAGRISYLLNLKGPSMVVDTACSSSLVAVHMACQSIRSGECDAAIAGGVKVNTLPVFNKYEQFGIESSDGETRTFDDASDGAGVGEGVAAILLKPLSRAIEDGDHIYAVIKGTAANQDGTSIGLTAPNPRAQSEAIVKAWEEAGIDPETIRYIEAHGTATELGDPIEIKGITNAFEQFTAKKQFCAIGSVKSNIGHLYECAGVTGLLKAVMALKHQKLPPSLHFAKPNRNIRFEQTPVYVNTQLRPWEAEEGIPRRCGVSAFGFSGTNCHVVLEEAPAVTAQDPGEDQALGKQLFVCSAQTEEALIRLLQRYERFLKENREVPVANVCYTAATGRGHYEHRLSLLVEDTAQLIHLLEQPWTQLKTQEGVYTGAPAPKPTGAERMGSEERERTRRQSSQAQERIKELASSPLVWDESALRELALLYAEGATMDWGQLYQRRQVRKLSLPTYPFEPSRCWIDIQDPTAVSLKDYFHTVRWIEDDGDTTLYTSVPSSSGTVMMIGNGTELEQELSAELEGECKRVVHVRPGNQFRQISENQYEVGGAAPAAYTELLNMFTDGEITEIIYLSMMGNSLYPEDLAAIEARQQEAFYSPVYLIQALMSKGFAEEIHLNLIAEYAGQVTGREERITPHNALLKGLGKVIQQEYGHIRSKFIDVDQSISVKDILKERHINGEAYAVSYREGQRYTETFTEMDLNEHESVPFKVRPGGLYLVTGGTSGIGLEAARFLASSEQVKLAIVGRTLLPAKEEWEDILEAGEDSRGSKMQGILELEALGATVHYYNADLADVAGMTEVIQDITHRYGDIHGVIHGAGIPGDGFIYRKSDEEFQTILGPKVKGTWILEKLTRDQDMDFMVLFSSGISVVGEIGQGDYTAANCYLDSFAAWRTGQGRRTLSIDWVSWKETGMSVEFGINVDGMFKTIPTTDGIAAMEAAMSRQLSRVFIGAMNYGSKHLAALGQFPFRLSDKLEAGVKRSKEIADQGASNRSNRTVPQEKHTGPVDLSGNEGGLYSETEQQVARIYSEILGYQEINIYDNFFDLGGNSIMLIRMHERLNEEFPGKVKIAHLFAHTSIHKLALHVNQGNGTAVKAKAAAPLEQKKPIVEQDEAIAIIGIAAEMPMADTAEQYWDNILNGVDCTTDFPEGRKKDMDAYHQWMNAKLGADKEVQYLQGAFLDDIDQFDYKYFRLSPKEAGLTDPIQRLFMKTSWHAVEDAGYGGRIEGTNTGVYMGFASSLNDSYLKMICDLDPYQYPMSIVGNITAMMPTRIAYPLDLKGPTMVIDTACSASLVATHLACRAIRNGDCEMAIVAGARISLSPLDHDYLKVGIESSDGLTKPFDQEADGSGLGEGGAAVVLKSLSKAIADKDNIYAVIKGSAINQDGASIGITAPNPEAQTDVIVKAWQDAGIDPSTIGYVETHGTATKLGDPIEMDGLTTALRRYTDKHQFVAIGSVKSNIGHLFEAAGVGSLVKAAMALKHRVLPPTLHFDKPNSSISFQDSPLYVNTKSRPWDGNGEPLRCGVSAFGFSGTNCHLVLEEPPVIQERKITRDVEVFTLSAKSRKSLLALVDNYIRFISERQQELSLKNICYTANTGRWHHVYRIAFGVTDTSDLLMKLRLLATSGLESIGEHQLYYGVHKVVTEKIEGKDHELTGQEKSILKQEGRDCLSRYMESPDPGLLHELCRLYTTGSEVDWSLMYREEEIRKISLPLYPYDNTRCWVDLPEQSSVYAQASTRSVPEAYELVWQQKEIAKEDSDQLIEASHGTTLVLLDGSDYAAEIAARMEQSGMQVYTVLQADVLQSDPDSRNLEQVEVYQRVLQQAGLDQLSRVVYLNGVGSDEHAASVSSDMESLESVLDERVYGFFRFIRALLSSSLSQPMELVLVSREVNYITGTERIKPYLASAFGMGRVVGKENIQVHCRCIDMDENSSLEHLLQEIGTTSSYYEVAYRNGTRYVQEFRALNESAPAEDAFIFDNDGVYIITGGTGGIGLETARYLASDAPVNLALISRTPMPAREEWDAIVAEQSRFKVIHQITVIRELESRGHQVSCHAADVSDLDAMRVVLDQLRATFGKIKGVVHGAGVGSSEMITSRSQAGFTEVFSPKVHGTWVLDQLTEQDHLDFMVLYSSIASVFSAPGQADYIAANAYLDAYADYRSMMGKRTLTVQWSTWKETGMSAEHGFAVDTLFKAMPTEQAMNQLSLVMRQSSVRRVLIGQIHYEGQLISALAKSPFDLSSAIRVQLDQRMKQMANKHLRVSSSEEREGEVVLTGKSDASYTPTEKALASICRTMLGFHEINVGDSFFEMGADSIVLIQVQARIDQQFPGLTKVTDLFANSNISRLARFMDEKATSKPQDMEQDLKRVIDQMESGDVTLQQALNNLINL